One region of Vitis vinifera cultivar Pinot Noir 40024 chromosome 1, ASM3070453v1 genomic DNA includes:
- the LOC132253791 gene encoding uncharacterized protein LOC132253791, with product MVIVTVTVMVMVWIIDNNGNSYRKGDGNGNDDSNDYNNGQGDGDYNGNSNSNGDGDRNDNGKVDGDNDGNDDASGITYCNGDGNHNGNDNGDIDCNIDGNVDSISNDEGNGNDDCNAYDDSDGNDDGNGDDNNDGNSDDNDDNNVYDNSNCNDNSDDDGNGDDNNDNNSYDNGNGNDNSDDDGNGMDNGDGKGDSNSNVTMTIVIMITVAIIVTVTVTVIVTVTAMVTVTTTVTITIMVKVTMIITVIVIVTMTMTIMIMVSNGNGDDNDDSNSDGDCNAYDDNDGNRDDNDDSNGDNNDDDNGNSKSYGCGNGNSHSHGNSNGSGNGHSNDDGNNNGNVKDNGDNNNGRNSYGNYDCDANSNGNVKNNGDGNSDGNDDGNGDGDDNGNDDDYEKGYNDGNGIGDRDSNDNSKDDNDKNSNGNNNGDCDDGDNDHGHDDSNVDGNSNNNRKSNGNDDDNNNDNGNDYCNSNGDGSCNGNSNSDDDSNGDDESNYYGHGHGNSDSNGITDGNDYSNDNHDGDIDVNSDSNGNGHNDVNSDSNGNGDGHDKW from the exons ATGGTAATAGTAACGGTGACAGTGATGGTAATGGTATGGATAAT TGATAATAACGGTAACAGTTACCGTAaaggtgatggtaacggtaatgatGACAGTAACGATTACAATAATGGTCAAGGTGACGGTGATTATAACGGCAATAGTAatagtaacggtgacggtgaccGTAACGATAATGGTAAGGTTGACGGTGACAATGACGGAAACGATGACGCTAGTGGTATCACATAttgtaacggtgacggtaaccaTAATGGTAACGATAATGGTGACATTGATTGTAACATTGACGGTAACGTTGATAGTATCAGTAACGATGAAGGTAATGGTAACGATGACTGTAATGCTTACGATGACAGTGATGGTAACgatgatggtaatggtgacgataacaATGACGGTAACAGTGACGATAACGATGATAATAACGTTTATGATAACAGTAATTGTAATGATAACAGTGACgatgatggtaatggtgacgataacaatgataataacaGTTAtgataacggtaatggtaatgatAATAGTGACGATGATGGTAATGGTAtggataatggtgatggtaaagGTGACagtaacagtaacg TAACGATGACAATAGTGATTATGATAACGGTAGCGATTatagtaacggtaacggtaactgTGATAGTAACGGTAACGGCGATGGTGACGGTAACGACAACAGTAACGATTACGATAATGGTCAAAGTGACGATGATTATAAcggtaatagtaatagtaacgATGACGATGACTATAATGATAATGGTAAG taacggtaacggtgacgataacgaTGACAGTAACAGTGACGGTGACTGTAATGCTTACGATGACAATGATGGTAACCGTGACGATAACGATGACAGTAATGGTGACAATAATGATGACGATAATGGTAATAGTAAGAGTTACGGTTGTGGTAATGGTAATAGTCATAGTcatggtaacagtaacggtagTGGTAACGGTCACAGTAACGATGATGGTAACAATAACGGTAATGTTAAAGATAATGGTGACAATAACAATGGCAGAAATAGCTATGGTAACTATGACTGTGATGCTAACAGTAAcggaaatgttaaaaataatggtgacggtaatagTGATGGAAATGAcgatggtaacggtgatggtgacgATAACGGTAACGATGACGATTACGAAAAAGGTTACAATGATGGTAACGGTATTGGTGACCGTGATAGTAATGATAATAGTAAAGATGACAATGACAAAAACAGTAACGGTAACAACAATGGTGACTGTGACGATGGCGATAACGATCACGGTCACGATGACAGTAACGTTGACGGTAACAGTAACAATAACAGAAAGAGTAATGGTAACGATGATGATAACAATAACGATAATGGTAACGATTACTGTAacagtaacggtgatggtaGTTGCAACGGTAATAGTAACAGTGACGATGATAGTAACGGTGATGATGAGAGTAACTATTACGGTCACGGTCACGGTAACAGTGATAGTAATGGTATCACAGACGGTAATGATTACAGTAACGATAACCATGATGGTGACATTGACGTTAATAGTgacagtaacggtaatggtCACAATGACGTTAATAgtgacagtaatggtaacggtgacggtcaTGATAAATGGTGA